Below is a genomic region from Candidatus Schekmanbacteria bacterium.
AGTAGACTTGCCGACTGCTGCTTCCCATGAAGAGCGGTAGCCAACATTAAAACCTGCAAGAAGGTCAGGACCGTTCACTCCATAGGGCCCTTTATAGAGCTCGTCGCTGTCATAAACCTTGCTGATTGCCGTTTCACCAGAATCAGGGTCATTGAGCCGGGAAAGTTTTTCTTTCAGTTCATCTTTTAATTTTTTGCATTCCTCACCAGGGGTTACAATCCCTTTTGCTTCACGTCCTTTGACATTTAAATAAATACCGCCTAACCCGAATGCGTATGCTTTCGTTTTATCCCAATCAACATTTTCAAACCATTCTTTCCCTGGCTTGTCATCTTTATAAAACATATAACCGTTCTGTAAAAACCATGAATTAAGATTCACACCACGTCTGAATGATTTAAATCCATGGTCAGACATTACAATCATTACACCTTTATCGCCTACCTTCTCTCTTGTTCGCCCTACGAGATCATCCATCTTAACATAGAGCTCTTCAATCGCACCCTTATGTTTTACCGTATCTTTATCTTTGTTAGCCGGATGCTTTTCATCTATATATCTGTAGAACATATGCTGTATCCTGTCAGTTGTGTCAAAGACACAAGCTGTCAAACCTTTTTTTGTTTTTTCCAGGGCATTAAAGAACATCGACTCCCTCTCGTCGTGATGCTTGTAAGCCTGGTTAAGAAATGCTTCCTCGTCTATTATCCTTTCATTAAGCGCCCATGTATCTTCAGCAAGACCAAGAGTGGCATATTTACCCTGAAGTTTTGACAGATACACTGAATAATAAACAGGATGAGAAATAGGCATCGCCGGATTGTCAGGATCAATGTTTATTGGAGTTATATACAACTCAAAATGAGGAGAAATATTCTTAAGATAAAACCTGCATATACCTTGGACTTTTATACCTATACCTGCATTAAATACAAGCGTAATCCAGTTGGAATACTCCTGCCTTCCAAGTTTAATCTTAATATCCGCTAATGTTATAATGGCTGTGTTAGATGCCTCATCCACTTTCACTGAAAAAGGGATTGTCATCTCTTCATTACTTTTTAAAAGTGAGTTTGCAGGTCCCTTTATAAAACTGTTGATTACATCTCCTTCCCTTTTGACAAGAACGCGCACTCCACCGGTATGCTCTCCAACAGAATTTTTATCAGTCGTATAATATGTAAATGAGCCCTGCGTTCCTTTAAGATCAGGAACACACATACCTGAAAGGAGAACACCGTTAAATTTTTCAGGAGGGAAAGTAATTGGCACCCTCAGGACTGAGCTGAATATGTGATTCTCTCCAAGTATATTCCAGAACGGTTTGCTCTTTCGAAGAAGTCTTATTTCAGGTTTCCCGAGAGGAATTGAATACTTCCCTATTTTCAATGTCCGTGTTGCATTCCCGATATGTGCTGATGAAAGGTCGGGAAGATAGCTCTTCAGATCACGTTTTAAAAAATCAAATATATTATGCCGGGAAGGATCAACACCTGTTATAAATGAAGACCAGGCAACAGGGGACATTGCAGGAGCAGTTGTTTTAAGGGGAATGAAAGTCCCTTCACTTTTGAGTTTTGCCAAATTGGGAAGTTTACCCTCATTCATGAACTTGGTTGTAAGACCCGGGTCAAGTCCATCAAGCCCTAAAATGACAACCTGCTCAATATCGGTTTTAACGCCTGACCTTCGTTTAATGAAAGTCTTTATAATGAACTTTATTGGCCAGGCTATTATAGAAAATATGGCAAGCAGGAAAGTAACAAAGAGAACAAAAAAACTTGAGATGAAGGCAAACCCTGCTCCCGGACCTATGTAGGCTTCAGCAGGACAGGTAAAAAAAAGAGAAAGTACGGTAAAAAAATAGAATAATTTTTCCCCCGCTATAATTTTGTAATTTTTCTTTTTAACTGTTATCAGCATTATTTCGGGTGTTAACTCTTGAAATTATCAATGATAATCTGGGCGATATCTGTAATATTAAGATTATCTTTTTTTCTGCCAAAGGACCAGAAAAAGGCATCATCCCATGTATGCATTCCCTGCAACACAGTTTTATCGAAAATAACATCCTTTTTTACCGACCCCTTAAGATCAAAACCAGGATAAGAAAGAGCAACCATATCTGCTGCCCGGTCAAGATAAGGACCGCTATAGATTTCATCTTTTCTGAACACGTTTTGAATAACCTTCTTCCCTTCGAATTCAACTTTCTCAAGCTTTTCTTTTATCTCACGCATGATACCTTCACCCTCAGCGCGCTCTACACATCCTTTGGGATACTTACCTTTGTAGTTTATATAAATCCTGCCCGGATCAAGTACAAACGCCTTTGCAGAATCTGATATATCAGCTACTGAGTCAGGTGAATCTTTCATATAGCTCAAATAACCTTCCTTTGCAAGCCAGCAATTAAGATTAATCTCTTTTTCAATTCCGGTAAACCCATGGTCAGAAAGAAGCAGAAATTCATTCCCTTCTTCGCCGTCACCGGCAATATCAAGAAACTTTTTATATGTACTTTCAACAAAAGAATCCACTTTGTTGTAATAGTCCAGAAAAGCCTGATGATATTTGTGGCTGTTGTCGCCAAGTGCATCCCAAAGATAATGATGCAGCCTGTCTGTACCTGTTACAACAACTTCAAAGTAATCCCAATCTTCATTGTCCCATAACAAATCAAGGGCTTTGCTTCTTCCGGCAAGAGTCGCATAAAGTTCCTTGATAAGGAAATCTTTATCCTCTCTCGCTTTCATCGTATCAATATCGATTTTATAACCCAGTTCCTGCAACTGCGGGACAAGTGTTGCCGGATAAACTGCTTTTTTAATATCAATTGCAACGAAGCCAGAAATTAAAACACCATTGATTGGTCTTGCAGGATAAGTTGACGGCTGGTTTATTACAACACTCCTCTTCCCTATTTCTTTCAAATTATCCCAAATAGCAGGAGCCTTTAAATCATTATAAGATGGGAAAGTAAGAGAATAAGTCTGGGGCTTCAGGTCCATGAACCCGAAAATACCGTGTGTCCCCGGATTTGTTCCCGTCATAAAGCTTGACCAGCTTACGGCAGATATCTCAGGCAAGGTAACTTTCATGCTTCTCAGATTGCCATCTCTTTTGAGTTTTTCCATGAATGGCATGACCCCGTTCCGGGTCAGCGCTTCAAGGAGAGTAAAAGGGACGCCGTCAAGCCCTACAACACAACATCTTTTTTTCTTTTTTTTCTTAAAGAAGAATGCCATTTTATTTTAAGGTCTCAATTATTGTTAGCTATTATATATAACCGAGATCCTTAAGTCTTGCTTTTATTTCATCCTCTTCATCGCCGGAATATTCATTCGCATCTTCCACACGCGGTATGTAATTGAGAATCTCCAGGGTCTTTATAATCTTCGCAACACTCTGTTCTTCTGTCTCCTTACCTGTATCCACTACTACTTCAGCATTATCAGGCTCTTCATAAGGATCATCAACTCCTGTAAAATTCTTTATCTCGCCCTTAAGAGCTTTTGCATATAATCCTTTAACATCCCTCTGTGTAAGAGCATCAATCGAGCACTTACAAAAAACCTCTACGTAGTTTTTAATTAACTTCCTGTTCTCATCTCTGACCGACTTATATGGAGATATTGCCGCTGCAATTGCAACAACGTCATTGCGTGTAAGAAGATTGCAGACAAACCCAATCCTCCTGATATTTATATCGCGGTCTTCCTTTGAAAAACCCAATCCTTTACTGAGGTTGGTTCTCACGATATCAGCATCCAATACCTCAACCTTAAGTCCTCTTTCGAGAAGTATCTCCTCAACTTCCCTTGCAAGAGTTGTTTTCCCTGAACCTGAAAGACCAGTGAACCAAATTGTAAATCCTTTCATTAGAATCCTCCTATCCTTCTTTTTTATATAATTGGTTTTCCCACCATTTCCTGCGGAATATCAAGTCCAAAATATTTCAGGATTGATGGGGCGATGTCATATATGGAATAATTATTACCTTTGTTATCCCATTTCTTCCCCGGAATTTTCCAGATGAAAATTCCATCCTCAGCATGATTTGCATCATCAGGTCCTGTATCATTTTCATAAATATGGATGGTCCCCGTACCTACTGAGCCTGCAGACCTCCAGTCCAGATTGCCGGGATAAAGGATAAGGTCCGGCGGAACATTATTGCACTCTTTGTAGACATCCTCTGGTTTGAAAACTTTGTTGTTAATTAGCTTGCCGTTTTCATCTTTCATTGCTTCAAGCTTTCGTATTATCTCGTTCCTGAAATCCTCATATTGCTCTTGCGGGATTACTCCCTCAGGCTCACGCCCTTTAACATTAAAAAATATTCTGGAATAATATCCGCCTTCTCCCCACACCTTTGTTTTACTCCAATCTATCATATTCATTTTAAGCGACATCACCTTTGAAGGCTTTTCCTTTAAAGTCAGATAACCTTCCTGCTGGAACCATTCATTTATACATATGGCACCCATCATTGTCTTAGCGCCATGATCTGATACAACCATAACCGATGTATCAGGAGAAATTACTTTAAGCGTTTCTCCTATCTCCCTGTCAATATCTTTGTAATAGTCCTTGATTGAATTTTCAAATGGGTTTCCCGGTTCGTATAGTCTGTGCGCCTCATCAAAGTAACGCCAGAAGCCATGATGAATCCGGTCAATCCCCATCTCTACCATCATCGCAAAGTCATAGTTTCCCTTTGTCAGGAAATGCCTGAAGGCCTTGAAACGTCTTCTGCTCATGACATAAATAGATTCAAGGAGCTTTTGTTTATC
It encodes:
- a CDS encoding alkaline phosphatase family protein — translated: MLITVKKKNYKIIAGEKLFYFFTVLSLFFTCPAEAYIGPGAGFAFISSFFVLFVTFLLAIFSIIAWPIKFIIKTFIKRRSGVKTDIEQVVILGLDGLDPGLTTKFMNEGKLPNLAKLKSEGTFIPLKTTAPAMSPVAWSSFITGVDPSRHNIFDFLKRDLKSYLPDLSSAHIGNATRTLKIGKYSIPLGKPEIRLLRKSKPFWNILGENHIFSSVLRVPITFPPEKFNGVLLSGMCVPDLKGTQGSFTYYTTDKNSVGEHTGGVRVLVKREGDVINSFIKGPANSLLKSNEEMTIPFSVKVDEASNTAIITLADIKIKLGRQEYSNWITLVFNAGIGIKVQGICRFYLKNISPHFELYITPINIDPDNPAMPISHPVYYSVYLSKLQGKYATLGLAEDTWALNERIIDEEAFLNQAYKHHDERESMFFNALEKTKKGLTACVFDTTDRIQHMFYRYIDEKHPANKDKDTVKHKGAIEELYVKMDDLVGRTREKVGDKGVMIVMSDHGFKSFRRGVNLNSWFLQNGYMFYKDDKPGKEWFENVDWDKTKAYAFGLGGIYLNVKGREAKGIVTPGEECKKLKDELKEKLSRLNDPDSGETAISKVYDSDELYKGPYGVNGPDLLAGFNVGYRSSWEAAVGKSTDKVIEDNTKSWSGDHCMDPRLVPGVLFCSRKIDGESPSIMDVGPTVLKLFGIDVPSYMQGKSFINNV
- a CDS encoding alkaline phosphatase family protein; the encoded protein is MAFFFKKKKKKRCCVVGLDGVPFTLLEALTRNGVMPFMEKLKRDGNLRSMKVTLPEISAVSWSSFMTGTNPGTHGIFGFMDLKPQTYSLTFPSYNDLKAPAIWDNLKEIGKRSVVINQPSTYPARPINGVLISGFVAIDIKKAVYPATLVPQLQELGYKIDIDTMKAREDKDFLIKELYATLAGRSKALDLLWDNEDWDYFEVVVTGTDRLHHYLWDALGDNSHKYHQAFLDYYNKVDSFVESTYKKFLDIAGDGEEGNEFLLLSDHGFTGIEKEINLNCWLAKEGYLSYMKDSPDSVADISDSAKAFVLDPGRIYINYKGKYPKGCVERAEGEGIMREIKEKLEKVEFEGKKVIQNVFRKDEIYSGPYLDRAADMVALSYPGFDLKGSVKKDVIFDKTVLQGMHTWDDAFFWSFGRKKDNLNITDIAQIIIDNFKS
- the cysC gene encoding adenylyl-sulfate kinase; the encoded protein is MLMKGFTIWFTGLSGSGKTTLAREVEEILLERGLKVEVLDADIVRTNLSKGLGFSKEDRDINIRRIGFVCNLLTRNDVVAIAAAISPYKSVRDENRKLIKNYVEVFCKCSIDALTQRDVKGLYAKALKGEIKNFTGVDDPYEEPDNAEVVVDTGKETEEQSVAKIIKTLEILNYIPRVEDANEYSGDEEDEIKARLKDLGYI
- a CDS encoding alkaline phosphatase family protein translates to MTKLLVIGLDCATPQLVFDSWLDELPNLKSLVESGIHGKLRSTVPPITVPAWTAMMTSQDPGMLGFYGFRNRKSYGYDDLYFANANYVKAKTVWNHLSRNRMSSLVFGVPQTYPPKPLNGVLVACFLTPNKDVQYTYPDEIKAELDKAADGDYIIDVDDFRTDDKQKLLESIYVMSRRRFKAFRHFLTKGNYDFAMMVEMGIDRIHHGFWRYFDEAHRLYEPGNPFENSIKDYYKDIDREIGETLKVISPDTSVMVVSDHGAKTMMGAICINEWFQQEGYLTLKEKPSKVMSLKMNMIDWSKTKVWGEGGYYSRIFFNVKGREPEGVIPQEQYEDFRNEIIRKLEAMKDENGKLINNKVFKPEDVYKECNNVPPDLILYPGNLDWRSAGSVGTGTIHIYENDTGPDDANHAEDGIFIWKIPGKKWDNKGNNYSIYDIAPSILKYFGLDIPQEMVGKPII